A segment of the Fusarium oxysporum f. sp. lycopersici 4287 chromosome 4, whole genome shotgun sequence genome:
CTCTTCATCCTATTCTCATCAGTCTTGATCATTAATCCCCGTGAGTGAACTTACGGGTTTCGGCAACTCTGGATCAACATCCTTATCGACCAGCGCAAACGATAGACTCGTTCCAAAACTCCATCGTCGATCAAGCACGTACACGCACCAAAACACCCGTGTAGCTAGGCGGCGAGAATCAGTGTCTTTGAAGTTATCCAAAAGACTCCTTTTCCGATGAAGCCCCATTTCCAGAGCTTGGCGCGCAGCTATTCCGATAGAACGCCACGCTAATAGCTCCTCGCCTGCGTGGAAGTAGTATATACTCTACTATTGTCAGTGCACCCTTGCACGATAGTGTTGGATTGGACGTACCAGCATTGCCAAAAGTTGAACTTCCTTCAAATCAACCTGCGGACTCAGAATGCTTGACACATTCGTCTGAACCGAGTCCACAATCGCCGTCGCCAACTCAAGCTTACTCGGCTCCTCCAACAATATCCCCGTCGATATCGCCACCTTTGCAATATCAATATCCTTACTACTCACCTTcccctcatcctcaaacCCCAGCCCCCCACCACGAATCGCCTGCAATATCTCTTTCGACTGCGCGATATACTCCGCAATATCAATAAACGGATACACAGATTCAACCTCCTCCTGGAAATTAACAAGATACTTTGTGATATCACTCGCCGTGCAGCAGTGCCAGAAACTTAGGTCGTTGATAGAGTCTAGGACTGGTTCAATAGGAGATTGGGCGCCGCTGGGGGGCATTGAGTCGAATTTGGGCACGCCCATGCGGTTTAGCGAGCGTTCGCTGACGAGGATACCGAATGCTGAACGCGTTGGACCGACGAACTGGGGCTGTTTGGGCATTTCGCCGCGGTGGGTGCTGGCGGGAGAGTGGGTTACTATGTTGTGGGATGATACGGTTGATGCATCTTGGGGATGGCTTTGGTGTtggctctggttctggtCTTTGAGTTCCCGGACGACGCCGACAAGATCTGACATTTGTTGACGAAGCTCTGATAATTGATGGTTCAGAGCTTGAATATTTTGATTGCTGCTAACTTGTCAGCTTATTCCTTCAATTCAGTGGATTACTTACTCATCGGGTTTCTCTTTGGTAGCTTGTGTGCTGGTCGCGAACGTACACGTCAAGCCACCGGCGATACATCTCTCACACGTGTTATCCTCTGAGGGAATACACTTgagtttctttttcttacAATCATCACTACCCCAACCCAAGTCAACACTCCTTCACTCTCATCAATCACCATATGTTAAACTCACCAAGCAACAGAGGTATATTTGCCCCTCTTACTCCTTGGAGCAGGTGTATCAGCAACACTCTCAGCATCGGCCGAGTTCCGCTTTTTCGGCTTTAGTACCGGGTGCTCTTCAGACATGACGACAAGAACGCTGTAAACAATTTCCGAGAGGACAAGAATCGACTGAGGGGTCTTGGATTGGAAATCCCTGGTTAAAGAGGGTTTCTCGGAAATCTTCCGAGTTTTCCGAGTCGGAAGACTAAGGTTTGCGGGGTTGGACGAGCTAGAGAGCTTCTGGACTGTGGGGTTACACTTGGCGTATTTTCGTGTTGTGGAGGGTAGGTATTGACTTTGAAGTGGTATATAGAGCTGAAAGAAATCCGTGTTCGAAAATTCTTACTCCCTTAGCAATCGAATTCATcaagtcttcatcatgacgaTCGCTAATCTCCTTGTTTCGCTGAATAACCAAGTGCACGAGAACAAGGGTCAGTCCCTCCTCGTGACACTCCTGATTGGGCCATTGAtctacatcttcatcaacgaACTCATTCGTCACAATGCGAGGATCAGCAATCTGAAAGGCCCTTCTGGGTTACCGCTAATCGGCAATATTTGGGACATTCACATCAACGCCGCTGAGAAGTACCGCGCTTGGGCGAAGAAGTACGGACCCGTTTATCAGATTCAGCTGGGAAATATTCCTATCGTTGTCGTCAATTCTGCTGCGGCGGCGAGGAGTATTTTTGGCGCGAATGCACAGGCTTTGAGCTCGAGACCTGAGTTTTACACATTTCACAAGGTGAGCATACTCTGAGTATCGGTAATTTACAGGGGAGATGCTGACGGTCCAGGTCCTCTCTGATACTGCTGGTACTACAATCGGTACATCACCCTACAGCGACTCCCTCAAGCGTCGCCGCAAGGGCGCTGCCTCTGCTCTCAACCGCCCATCAGTCGCCACATACGTCGATCATCTCGATGTCGAAACCCGCGACTTTGTCAAGGAGCTTTTCGAGTATGGCAAAGGCGGCAGTATCCCCGTTGACCCTATGCCCATGATTCAAcgcctttctctttctctcgCACTTACTCTCAACTGGGGCATTCGTCTCAAGAGTCAAAAAGACGATCTTTTCTCTGAAATCACCCACGTCGAGGAAGAAATCAGTCGTTTCCGCTCAACCACCGGCAATCTCCAAGATTACATCCCTCTTCTCCGTTTGAACCCTTTTAATCTGCACTCCACCAAGGCGCGAGAGATGCGCAACCGTCGGGATAAGTACCTCACTGCTCTGAACAATGGTCTTGACGAACGTATCGCAAACGGGACTTATAAGCCGTGTATCCAAGCCAACGTGATCATGGACAAGGAAGCCAAGCTGAACAAGGACGAACTCACCTCTATCAGTCTCACCATGCTATCTGGCGGTCTTGACACGGTTACTACACAAGTTGCCTGGTTTGTTGCGTATCTAAGTCAGCATCCTGAGATTCAGGAAAAGGCTGTCTCAGAGATTAGGAAGTTCTACAGTGAGAAGCAGCCCATGTGCGATGAGCAGGATGATCAGAAGTGCGAGTATATCGTTGCGCTTGTGAAGGAGTCGTTGAGGTATTATACTGTTCTGAGGCTGGCGCTGCCCAGGGCTTCGATTAGGGATATTGTTTATGAGGGCGTTACCATCCCCAAGGGGACTGTTGTTTTCTTGAATGCTTGGGCATGCAATATGGGTAAGTCATTTCCGGCCTCTCCTTCGTGAAAGATATACTGACAATTGGTAGATGATCAAGTCTGGTCTGATCCCGAGGTCTTCCGTCCTGAGCGATGGTTCGAACAGCCCGATGCTCCTCTCTTCACATACGGAGTCGGTTATCGCATGTGCGCTGGCTCTCTCCTTGCCAACCGAGAACTGTACCTTGTCTACATGAGACTTCTCAACAGTctcaagattgagaagtCTGACGAGGTGGATTGCCATCCTATCACTGGTAGCCTGGATCCTACAAGTCTTGTTGCTTTGCCTCGTCGATACAAGGCTATCTTCAAACCTAGAAACCCTGAGGCTTTACAAAAGGCTTTGGCGGTTGAGAACTAAGTAGGAGATGATTAGGGGTAGAAGGTGAAGGGGAATCTGTTGGGTGCTCTGTTTGAGCATGTCAAACGACTTACGGTCCATTTCTGTTACTATTGCATGGTGATATGGATCCTTCTGGACCATTGAACCCCTCTATTACTCTGTAGGCTAGATATAAATAACAAAAGTTAACACATGTGTCTTTCTATGGCCTTGTCTTGAATCCTGCCTCTGGGCCCCTCTCATTCTTCCTGATCCGCTTCAATCCATGTTTACTGCGCAGCCTTCTCAATAATCTCCACAACCTTAGGCAGAGTCTTCTCATTCAAAAATGGACAATGCCCAGCCTCTATCTTCTCCACATTGACAGCATCTCCCATAGCACCAACCATAGCCAACTGTCCCTGCACAGGAACCGTGttatcaatctcacagacaACATACGTCTTAGGCACAGTGATATCCGTCGCGACAAAGTCGGCTGGTGTTTCGAGAGATGCGGTGCTGTGATTGACACATTCTCCGATTGCGTTCTCTGCTACCTCGGGGATGCAATCGTTGTAGAAGGCGTTTTGTGCTTTGTCGTTTAGGTAGCAAACCTCTTCCTACGCGTATGTTAGTCGTACTCTGGACCTTGACGGAAGGTTCAGGCTGCTTACTGTCCTATCGAGAAAGGGACCATGCTGGCCTCCGGCAGCAGTCAGAAGTGAAAGGCCCTTCACAGGAAGAGCAAACGCCGCGATATAGGCAACATGCGAAACACCGCCAGACAATCCCTTGGCCTCTTGTTCGTGAACCTGGTAGCCTTCAACGGCGGCGGAGCCTGGGATGCCTCCGTAGCTATGGCAGACCAAGACGATCCGCTTGCCTTCGTCAAGGGCCGGCTGAAGAGacttgcgaatagcttcgACGTCGTCCAAGTGAGTTTTGCCCTTGATGTCTTCAGCTTTGCCAGCTGTGACGTTGTCAGGTTGGAGAACTGTGAAGCCCTTGTTGGTAAGCGACTGCACGAGGTTTTGGTAATGGCTTGCGCGATGCCATGCGCCTTGGACGATGGCGATGACGGGCTTTTCCGAGTTTGTAGACATGATGTGATAAAATGAGTTCTTTGAGGCGCCCGCGTAACGGGGAGCTAAGTGAGATGGAAGCGATTATATATAGTTGAGGGTCAATGTCAGCACTACCAGCGCCTTGCACTACGGCGCTCCATCGGGCTTAGCAGCATCTTATTCTACATTCTTGATGTACCTCATTCTGGTGATTTGGCTGACAGTGCTGACGATATCGAATCCTGTCAGCGATAAACGGCAGGGTATCAGCGGCAAGTCCGCCAATGAGAGGCTGAGCTATCACTTGTAATGCATGTCAGCTACAAAGGTGAGAGTAGGGCTGATAGTTGATTGAGAAGAAAAGTCTAGACCTTTATACAATCCTGTTCTGCACTCCACGTGTTCTATACCTTATACCATCTCATGCTTGAAACCCCAAATTTACAGCTTGAAAGGACTCTGAGGCGGGCTCGCACCCATAGATAGCTCCATACTGTTATCAATCTTTTCCATCGTCTTCTTGAAGCCCTCCCTCCCCGCAATCCTCTCAAGATACTTCAAAATATTAGGATACTCCTCCAGACTATACGGCGAAAAGTATCTCATCGTCGTAAGCGGAAACATGACCATGATATCAGCAGCCGTAAACTCTTCTCCTGCAAGCCACTCATTATTCTTAACACGCTCATCCAACAACTTCAGCGCCTGTCTCGACTTGACTTTTCCAAACTGCACGACAGGATTATCATCGCTGAGCTTAGCAGAACGGATCAACATGATTCGACCTAATGCTGTTTGAAGAGTTCCGTCGACGTAGTGCCACCAGTACAGAAAATCAGCATATTCTGGGTGGCTTGGGGGCAGGAAGAGGGAGCCGTTGGCGTATTTGTGGCTGATGTATTCGATGCATGCGCAGCTTTCGGCGAGGGTTGTTGAGCCGTCTGTTATGACGGGGGCGGCGCCCATGGGGTGAAGGGCCTTGAAGTCGGCGGGTGCGAGGAGGGGAGAGCGTTTGTATTGTTTGAGATCATAGTCAATGCCGAGTTCTTCGCAGAGCCAGGGGATGCGCTCTGATTGGGagacttggagatgatggactGTGAAAGGCATTTTGATGTAATTGTCTGAGTTGAATATGATTGAGAATTGTAGAGTCAAAGGTTATAAGGTTGACGCGTTGAGAGTTTCTTATACTACTCGACTTCAATCGTCATTATGGAGTTCATGTTTTCCGTGCCGAGGCATTTACCGGTCCCACTATCTAGCTCACGATTTCATTGACCAATGATATAATTTACCGACTCGGAGAATGTCACCACTAATACGATATCGCCTGCGCTAAAATGATTTGTCATATGATAAAGCGAGGCTCTAGGGTATTTCCAGATCGAGACCCAAGTCCCATGAGGTTTGATCTGTTTCTAAGAACGATAGATCGAAATTGTCGTCGACGAGAAAAAGACCCGCCATATCAGCATCGATAAGGGAGTTGAAGATATCCAGAGTGGGCCATTCACTGGGCCCCGAGGCGAACTGGTTCGGAGTTTGTGGAAGGGTCGTGTTCGGGTTATTCGTATTCGCTGAGTGGTCTAAGAAGTTTCTTGAAGCCTGACGATCAAGTGTTATGTCACCACTATCTGCAACACTGGCGATTGTTGGATCTGAGGTCTCGTCTCCAGCTTTGACATATCCATTCTCGTCAGACCGCAACATGCCAGCAAACTGTAAAATCGACGATTTTGCAAGCGACGCATCAAcgtcaaagtcaacaagTGCCGAAATGTTCATGTACTTGGGTTCTCCACATATTCTAGGTGGGTTACGTTTATGAACGTTATGAAGGCAGCGCACGTAGAGTTGCTGTCCTCGCGTTAGTCTCAGCGACAGCATATTGATAAGCCAATACGACTTACCAGTAATGAAGCTAGCTTCCAGTAATTCGACATTCCTTGTATCATCTTGACATTGGCGTCGATGTTGGATTGAGCTCGCTCTCTAACTGATGGCTCGGAACACCAAAGAAAAGGGATCTGAATAGCACAGCTTGAGTAAGCTGCATATGCGACAAATATCGGCATCGAACTGAGCGGAAAACTGGCAGTTAATGTCGCAGAGATGAGACTGGAGATTGCAGTAGCGTGGTCAAACGCGACTTGTGCAGATAATTGTCTGGCTGATGAGTAAGTCTTATCGCCTTTTGACCAGCAGAAGAGCGGAATAATGGATGAGTGCAGTGCGCAGAGGGATTGATGATAGACGAGGTTGGTGAGAATGATCTTGGGCAAGTCCTTCTGCGATATACTTGTGACAAAAGGCGCGTCAAGTTTAAAGCTGCCTGAGACGTTATTCCACCATGATGAGATGTTGTTCTCAACCCTGAAGATCTCTTGAACACGCAAGTTGAGATCTCCCTCGGATTTAACAACAGTCACGACAGACGACCTGTCAAGTCAGCAGAAGTGT
Coding sequences within it:
- a CDS encoding 3-hydroxyphenylacetate 6-hydroxylase encodes the protein MTIANLLVSLNNQVHENKGQSLLVTLLIGPLIYIFINELIRHNARISNLKGPSGLPLIGNIWDIHINAAEKYRAWAKKYGPVYQIQLGNIPIVVVNSAAAARSIFGANAQALSSRPEFYTFHKVLSDTAGTTIGTSPYSDSLKRRRKGAASALNRPSVATYVDHLDVETRDFVKELFEYGKGGSIPVDPMPMIQRLSLSLALTLNWGIRLKSQKDDLFSEITHVEEEISRFRSTTGNLQDYIPLLRLNPFNLHSTKAREMRNRRDKYLTALNNGLDERIANGTYKPCIQANVIMDKEAKLNKDELTSISLTMLSGGLDTVTTQVAWFVAYLSQHPEIQEKAVSEIRKFYSEKQPMCDEQDDQKCEYIVALVKESLRYYTVLRLALPRASIRDIVYEGVTIPKGTVVFLNAWACNMDDQVWSDPEVFRPERWFEQPDAPLFTYGVGYRMCAGSLLANRELYLVYMRLLNSLKIEKSDEVDCHPITGSLDPTSLVALPRRYKAIFKPRNPEALQKALAVEN
- a CDS encoding glutathione S-transferase; this encodes MPFTVHHLQVSQSERIPWLCEELGIDYDLKQYKRSPLLAPADFKALHPMGAAPVITDGSTTLAESCACIEYISHKYANGSLFLPPSHPEYADFLYWWHYVDGTLQTALGRIMLIRSAKLSDDNPVVQFGKVKSRQALKLLDERVKNNEWLAGEEFTAADIMVMFPLTTMRYFSPYSLEEYPNILKYLERIAGREGFKKTMEKIDNSMELSMGASPPQSPFKL